One segment of Ricinus communis isolate WT05 ecotype wild-type chromosome 8, ASM1957865v1, whole genome shotgun sequence DNA contains the following:
- the LOC8266428 gene encoding basic leucine zipper 19 isoform X3 yields the protein MDDGELDFSHQEVFSGTNMGEMPNNCSMDSFFDELLKDTHACTHTHTCNPPGPDYSHTHTCFHVHTKIVSAPSDDKTGTDDTAESTEKKSKKRPLGNREAVRKYREKKKARAASLEDEVVKLRALNQQLLKRLQGQAALEAEVARLKCLLVDIRGRIEGEIGSFPYQKSANDVNFPNPNYSGAYVMNPCNMQCNDQVYCLHPGVDGRSDDGIALNGQGFNGCDFDNLQCLANQNSAAKELPSCGLGNVLTNDNGNGNSSSTNKRKGGARTATGG from the exons ATGGACGATGGTGAGCTAGATTTCTCGCACCAAGAAGTATTTTCGGGTACAAACATGGGTGAGATGCCAAATAATTGTTCAATGGATAGTTTTTTTGATGAACTACTCAAGGATACTCATGCTTGTACTCATACGCACACTTGTAACCCTCCTGGACCTGATTATTCTCACACCCATACTTGCTTTCATGTGCACACTAAAATTGTATCTGCACCTTCTGACGATAAGACTGGGACTGATGATACTGCTGAGTCAACTGAAAAGAAGTCGAAGAAACGCCCCTTAGGAAACAGAGAGGCTGTTCGGAAGTATAGggagaagaagaaggcaaGGGCTGCATCTTTAGAGGATGAGGTTGTGAAATTGAGGGCTTTGAATCAGCAACTGCTGAAGAGACTGCAGGGACAAGCTGCATTGGAGGCTGAGGTTGCAAGGCTCAAGTGTTTGCTTGTGGACATACGGGGAAGGATTGAAGGGGAGATTGGATCTTTTCCATATCAGAAATCAGCTAATGATGTGAACTTCCCTAATCCAAATTATTCTGGTGCTTATGTAATGAATCCATGTAATATGCAGTGCAATGATCAGGTTTATTGCCTGCATCCAGGGGTGGATGGAAGAAGTGATGATGGTATTGCCTTAAATGGGCAAGGTTTTAATGGTTGCGATTTTGATAATCTGCAGTGCCTGGCAAATCAGAACTCAGCAGCAAAGGAGCTTCCTAGCTGTGGACTTGGGAATGTATTAACAAATGACAATGGTAATGGAAATTCTTCCAGCACAAACAAGAGAAAAG GAGGGGCTCGCACTGCAACTGGAGGTTGA
- the LOC8266428 gene encoding basic leucine zipper 19 isoform X1, translating to MDDGELDFSHQEVFSGTNMGEMPNNCSMDSFFDELLKDTHACTHTHTCNPPGPDYSHTHTCFHVHTKIVSAPSDDKTGTDDTAESTEKKSKKRPLGNREAVRKYREKKKARAASLEDEVVKLRALNQQLLKRLQGQAALEAEVARLKCLLVDIRGRIEGEIGSFPYQKSANDVNFPNPNYSGAYVMNPCNMQCNDQVYCLHPGVDGRSDDGIALNGQGFNGCDFDNLQCLANQNSAAKELPSCGLGNVLTNDNGNGNSSSTNKRKGKTSRGARTATGG from the exons ATGGACGATGGTGAGCTAGATTTCTCGCACCAAGAAGTATTTTCGGGTACAAACATGGGTGAGATGCCAAATAATTGTTCAATGGATAGTTTTTTTGATGAACTACTCAAGGATACTCATGCTTGTACTCATACGCACACTTGTAACCCTCCTGGACCTGATTATTCTCACACCCATACTTGCTTTCATGTGCACACTAAAATTGTATCTGCACCTTCTGACGATAAGACTGGGACTGATGATACTGCTGAGTCAACTGAAAAGAAGTCGAAGAAACGCCCCTTAGGAAACAGAGAGGCTGTTCGGAAGTATAGggagaagaagaaggcaaGGGCTGCATCTTTAGAGGATGAGGTTGTGAAATTGAGGGCTTTGAATCAGCAACTGCTGAAGAGACTGCAGGGACAAGCTGCATTGGAGGCTGAGGTTGCAAGGCTCAAGTGTTTGCTTGTGGACATACGGGGAAGGATTGAAGGGGAGATTGGATCTTTTCCATATCAGAAATCAGCTAATGATGTGAACTTCCCTAATCCAAATTATTCTGGTGCTTATGTAATGAATCCATGTAATATGCAGTGCAATGATCAGGTTTATTGCCTGCATCCAGGGGTGGATGGAAGAAGTGATGATGGTATTGCCTTAAATGGGCAAGGTTTTAATGGTTGCGATTTTGATAATCTGCAGTGCCTGGCAAATCAGAACTCAGCAGCAAAGGAGCTTCCTAGCTGTGGACTTGGGAATGTATTAACAAATGACAATGGTAATGGAAATTCTTCCAGCACAAACAAGAGAAAAGGTAAGACTTCAA GAGGGGCTCGCACTGCAACTGGAGGTTGA
- the LOC8266428 gene encoding basic leucine zipper 19 isoform X2, whose translation MDDGELDFSHQEVFSGTNMGEMPNNCSMDSFFDELLKDTHACTHTHTCNPPGPDYSHTHTCFHVHTKIVSAPSDDKTGTDDTAESTEKKSKKRPLGNREAVRKYREKKKARAASLEDEVVKLRALNQQLLKRLQGQAALEAEVARLKCLLVDIRGRIEGEIGSFPYQKSANDVNFPNPNYSGAYVMNPCNMQCNDQVYCLHPGVDGRSDDGIALNGQGFNGCDFDNLQCLANQNSAAKELPSCGLGNVLTNDNGNGNSSSTNKRKGFATSETDGDFIH comes from the exons ATGGACGATGGTGAGCTAGATTTCTCGCACCAAGAAGTATTTTCGGGTACAAACATGGGTGAGATGCCAAATAATTGTTCAATGGATAGTTTTTTTGATGAACTACTCAAGGATACTCATGCTTGTACTCATACGCACACTTGTAACCCTCCTGGACCTGATTATTCTCACACCCATACTTGCTTTCATGTGCACACTAAAATTGTATCTGCACCTTCTGACGATAAGACTGGGACTGATGATACTGCTGAGTCAACTGAAAAGAAGTCGAAGAAACGCCCCTTAGGAAACAGAGAGGCTGTTCGGAAGTATAGggagaagaagaaggcaaGGGCTGCATCTTTAGAGGATGAGGTTGTGAAATTGAGGGCTTTGAATCAGCAACTGCTGAAGAGACTGCAGGGACAAGCTGCATTGGAGGCTGAGGTTGCAAGGCTCAAGTGTTTGCTTGTGGACATACGGGGAAGGATTGAAGGGGAGATTGGATCTTTTCCATATCAGAAATCAGCTAATGATGTGAACTTCCCTAATCCAAATTATTCTGGTGCTTATGTAATGAATCCATGTAATATGCAGTGCAATGATCAGGTTTATTGCCTGCATCCAGGGGTGGATGGAAGAAGTGATGATGGTATTGCCTTAAATGGGCAAGGTTTTAATGGTTGCGATTTTGATAATCTGCAGTGCCTGGCAAATCAGAACTCAGCAGCAAAGGAGCTTCCTAGCTGTGGACTTGGGAATGTATTAACAAATGACAATGGTAATGGAAATTCTTCCAGCACAAACAAGAGAAAAG GATTTGCAACTTCTGAGACTGACGGTGATTTTATTCACTAG